Part of the Candidatus Poribacteria bacterium genome, GAAGAATAACAGGAGTATCCGTCGGGCTGCCTGTAGCGGTTTGTGAGTCCTCTTGTGTGAGATGCGAAGGGAGGCTTTGTGGTTGCAGCTGGTCTGTTGTCTCAAACAAAACGGCACTTTCAATGGCGTTTTTCAGTTCGCGCACGTTACCGGGGAAATCATGCTGCATCAACATCTGTAAGGCATTAGCAGAAATGGCACGAACGGGTTTTTCGGCGGCTGCGGCAGATTTTTTCAGGAAATGATATGCCAAGATAGGAATATCTTCGCGCCGTTCTCTTAGCGGCGGAACCATGATTTGGAACGCTGCAAGTCGATGGTACAAGTCAAAGCGGAAGTCGCTCTTTTTGGCGGTATCCGTTAAATTCTGATGCGTGGCTGTTAGTACACGGATGTCAATGGCGATGGTCTTTGTGCCACCAATCCTCTGAAACTCCCGTTCTTCTAACACACGCAGCAACTTCGCTTGTAAAGCCAGTGGCATATCCCCAATTTCATCGAGAAAAAGTGTGCCGGTGTTTGCTTGTTCAAACTTCCCGATCCGCCGCTTGGTGGCTCCGGTGAAAGCACCGCGTTCATGGCCAAATAACTCGCTCTCAATCAATTCGGCTGGTATTGCAGCACAATTGATGGCAACGAAAGGTCCCGATTTTCGCGGGTTGTTATCGTGTATTGATTTTGCGACCAATTCTTTGCCGGTCCCGGTTTCGCCTTGAATCAGGACGGTAATATCCCCTGCTGCCGCCGTTTGAATTTGGGTGAATAGGTGCTGCATTTTTTCGGTTTTGCCGATGATTTCACCAAAAGAATGGTTCGTCTCAAGTTTGGTTCGTAATGCCATAATCTCCTTTTCATCTGCTGGATATGAACACCTTTTGACATGTCGCGGTAACTCATACCATTTCTGAGTAACGGCTTCTGGTTAATAAAAAACCGGTTAGTAGTCGCACAATTTTGAGACGTACCCGCCTAAATGCGCCCTGCCTTATTGCGCCTCAGACATTCGCCTTGCTATGAATTCCAAAATCTCTTAAATGCGAATTTATTTTTCAGATTTGATATTATAGGACTTACGCATTTCCTCTTAAAGTCATCTTGATAAGCGGGATTTATTTAAAAGTCAAAAATCTATCATCTTGTACTAAGTTTGAGCAAGTTTTATTGTATTTCATGTAATGCAAAACAAAAATAGAGCCTTCACATTACTATAACGCGTATGTTAGAATGAAAGGTTGCATAAAATAGACATTAGACATGATAATTGGTAAATTGTGTGTTCTTGTCCACTGGTTTTTGGTCATCCGACAAACACATTTTTACTTAATTAAAATGGCAAAAATGAAGACAACTCGCAAATGACACCGCTAAAAGACAACAAAACAACGTGAAATATATCCTAAGCGTTAATTCGCACAATATGTTCTTAAATCGTTATAATGTCTGATTAAACTAAGCTTTGGACAATTTTCAGCGGGTGGGCAACATAGAAGAAACACCCCAGCAAAAACTCCCCTACACAAGATACATAGCACTCCTAATGAGTTTAAGAAATAAAATGGGTAATTTACTCCAGACCCGGTAGGTGCGGTTTCCTAACCGCACCATAGGTGTCAATTTAGTGATTTTTTGATGGCATTTTAGCATAAATGATATAAACATGCCGCCCTTACAGGGCTGAGGAAACGAGGGAAACGCGTTTCTATAAACATTGCGTCCCTACGGGACTGAAGAGGGCTTTGAGATCTTCAAGGTTTCCGCGTAGTATCCGGTTCGGTTAGGGGATTTAGTCTGGGAATAGACTAAATCCATTCCTTGTATTACATTCCGAACCTACCGGACCTGGGTCCGAGGCGGTTTTTCTCCTTAAATTGACGCTTATGGTGCGGTTTCCTAACCGCACCATAGGTGTCAATTTAGGGGTTTTCTCAGCATTTTGGCGTTCCACAGATGCCGCAGAAACACCCTATCAAATACCCCCTACGGGGCTTGGGTCTATGGTGTTGGCGCGTTCTACACAGATGCCGCCCCTACGGGGCTAAAGAGAATATCACGGCATACAAGGTTTGCGTCTAAGATCAGACGGAGTTAGGAACCGCGAAGAAATACGCAGAAATACCCCTATCAAATACCCCAAGCAATACGCAGAAATACCCCAGCAAAAACTCCCCAAGCAAATACCCTAAGCAAATAAACCCTACAGGACTGAAGAGGGTTTTGAAGTCTTCAAGGTTTCCGCGTCGTATCCGGTTCGGTTGGGAATGCAGATCGCATGAATCAACGGTATGAATGCCTTATGGGCATTCCCCGGGGTGAGTACACCGCAAAACCGAACCTATCGGTCCTGGGTCTGAAACGGTTGTTGTTTCTAAAATTGACACTTATGGTGCGGTTAGAAACCGCCCCTACCAGTGAAGTGCGTAAGTCCCGTTAAGATAACAGAGGATAGAATGCCTTTCTATAATTACAGTAGTTTGGGCAATTCATGTCGCATTTCAGTTGCGTTCTGAAAGGTTGAAAGGGTTTTCTTTGGTGTTTCATCTGCCACAGAACTTACCAAAAAATAACGGTAACTGGTAATATGCCACAGGCTAACAGCCTATGCTACAAAAAACTGTCAAAACTTGGGAATATGCCACAGGCTAACAGCCTATGCTACAAAAAACTGTCAAAACTGCGGAAAGGGTGCATGGTCTCTGAGGTATCGAAAAGTGCCTATATCAGGTCCACGGAGAGAAAAAATTGACAAAAAAGCGTGAACGCTTTACAATAGATGAAAAAACAGAGGTAGGACAGAGGATGAAAATTGCAATATGCAACGAGATGTTTGAAGATTGGAAAATCGAGGATGTATTCACTTATGCCGCTGAACTCGGATACGAGGCAGTCGAGATTGCCCCGTTTACCTTAGCAGATTCAGTGTTAGACATCAGCCAGACTGAACGGACACGTATCCGTAAGGCGGCGGCAGATGCGAAGATAGAGATTGCGGGGCTGCACTGGCTGCTGGTTTCGCCGCCGGGGTTGTACGTTAATCATCCAGATGCCGAGATTCGCGAGGAGACACGCGATTATTTCCTGGCACTGGTAAATCTATGCGCGGATTTAGGCGGAGAGGTGATGGTCATCGGTTCACCGCAACAACGGAATGTGATGGACCCACTTAGTTTCGATGAGGCGTGGGAGTACGCACGGGCGACTTTCTCTGAAAGTGCTGCACTGGCAGGTGAAAGAGGCGTTATGCTGTGTATGGAACCGTTGTCAAGCGATCAGACGAACTTCATCACGCACCCTGATACAGCCGTTGAGATGGTGAAGGCTGTCAATCACCCAAATTTCGAGATGATTCTGGATGTGTGTAGTACAGCGAAAGAGGGGATAGATATGCCGACGCAGATCCGTAAACACGCGCCGCACGTCGCACATTTTCATTCCAATGACGACAACGGCTACCTCCCCGGTTCTGGCGGTGTGGACTATCCACCGATTATTGAGGCATTGAAAGAGATTGATTATAAGGGTTATGTCTCAACAGAGGTCTTCGATTTCAAACCGGATCCGAAGACGATTGCGGAACAGAGCATCGAATTTGTGAAGTCGCTACTGTAGGAGAAATTGATGGACAACACTATCCACGAATGCTACACCGAGTATACGACGCTTAGAAGTGAGATGGGACGTTGGCTGAAACAGAGTATGCTACTGGATCCACCGGGTCCGAATGATGGTGGCGAAGATGAAGCGAACTATGCGCTGGCGTGGTTTCCGCATTATCTTATCACTGGCGATGCGACTGTCCTGCAGCATTTCGATATGCTGAAAGCAGCACTGATCGGTTGGGTAAAGCGCGATTGTCTTCACGGCTATGAACCGAAGGCGGAGGCACATCACGGACCGGAACCGTTTCTGCTGTTTCTGCCTCGTTATATCGGTTTGATGCCAGCGGACACGGAAGCCACCGATCTATTGACGGACGCAGCAGAACATATCGGCAATTGGGTACCAGAGATTCCAGCGTGGTATGATTATGACCGAGATACATTTATCGGTTACAACATCGGTAGCCGTGATGTGAGGAACGACGAAAAGAACGCTTATGAGATGGCGGAGCATTTCCGATTTATTCACATCGCGCTTGCGGCGTATCGTGTGACAGATGAAGAACGCTATTTAACATGGTCGCTGCGGTATGGCAGAAAGCGTGCGGAACGGCTGATTGCGGCACCGGATCCGATGCCGTTGATCTGGACACTTGATGGTGAGGGACTTGATGAAACCGCGGTCAACGCGAAGAATTTACAGCGGCTCGTGGCAAGTACGCATCACATCGTAGGGGACCCACTTGCTGGTATTGAAGTGCTGTTGGCTTCTGGTGCCATCTATGCGTTGGGCGATCTCTATCTGTTGTCTGGAAAAGAGATATTTAAAACGGCGGCAAAACGAATTGTAGAACCGCTTGTGTCATCATTGGGTGATCCGTATAACGATCCGGCGGCGGCGGCGTTGAGTTACTACCGTTGGACATTTGAAGACACCGATTTTGATGCGGCGATCCGTGTGGCGTTAGCGGATTTGCCTGACGAACCACCAGAACTACTGGCGTTGGTTTTTCCGCAAGAGACGCGTCGCCGGGAACCCGGTGTCGGGAAACGATCGGATATGGCATATTGGGGAGAATGGTCAGATGATGGCTCTGTGAGACCGATTCGGGAACCATCAACGGCTACTTTGACGCTGGCGTATCAGGTGACGGGTGAGGCTGGCTATGCGATGCGTGCCCTCCGAAGTGCTGCGAGGCGTTTGGGTATGGCGCGGCGGGTGTTGCGCGGTGGACGGGAACATGCGGATATGGGAGGCGCGGTCTGTTCAGTTGCAGCAGGACACGGACGGAATTGGGGACAAGGTGCTGTCACTGCGTGCTATGGTCCTTTGCTTCTGGGGACGCGTGAGGTACAGAGTGAAGTCACACAACTTTTGGAGATCAAACAAAACAACGGAAACAACCATCCACCGCCGAGGCTTCTCTCTCTCGTGCGCCCCATTTTAGGAAGCAAGGAAGGGAATGCGGAAGCAGTATTCTATAATGGTGGCGATACATCGCTTACATTTTCGTGGCGGTTCCGAAGCACAAGCGAAATATCAACGTGGCATGAAGAAACGCTTACGGCACAGGAAAGTAAAAAAAGAATATTGTAACTGCCCTTAATTTCCGAAATGCTGGGCAACGAGTACTAAGTCGAGAATGTTAACGATCCCGTCGTCATTCACATCAGCCTCTGGATCCGCTTCTCCAAATCGAGAAGCGACAAAGGTGAGATCCAAGATGTTGACCATCCCATCTGCATTTACGTCATAAGGCATCTCAGGTGTGACCAGATCGAAGCTGGTTAGTTCAAAGATGATATCCTGACTTGTCTCAAATTTAACAGGTCCGAGATCGGGTGCGAGCCACTGGTAAGAGGTAGAACGACTTGATCCGACTGCAGCGGTGGTTTTTGTGCCTATCCGAATTTTCAGACAGTTCTCAAACGTGCCAGCCGGTGTAACCACGTCTTCTATAGCAATAACTTTATTAGTACTGGAGACTGTAACGTCACCCACCAGATATACTTCCGTTTCTCCGATGGTCTCCCACAC contains:
- a CDS encoding sigma-54 dependent transcriptional regulator, giving the protein MALRTKLETNHSFGEIIGKTEKMQHLFTQIQTAAAGDITVLIQGETGTGKELVAKSIHDNNPRKSGPFVAINCAAIPAELIESELFGHERGAFTGATKRRIGKFEQANTGTLFLDEIGDMPLALQAKLLRVLEEREFQRIGGTKTIAIDIRVLTATHQNLTDTAKKSDFRFDLYHRLAAFQIMVPPLRERREDIPILAYHFLKKSAAAAEKPVRAISANALQMLMQHDFPGNVRELKNAIESAVLFETTDQLQPQSLPSHLTQEDSQTATGSPTDTPVILPLDEVERRAIVRALKVTDNNITDAARALGIGRTTLYRKLKQYNLLP
- a CDS encoding sugar phosphate isomerase/epimerase; this translates as MKIAICNEMFEDWKIEDVFTYAAELGYEAVEIAPFTLADSVLDISQTERTRIRKAAADAKIEIAGLHWLLVSPPGLYVNHPDAEIREETRDYFLALVNLCADLGGEVMVIGSPQQRNVMDPLSFDEAWEYARATFSESAALAGERGVMLCMEPLSSDQTNFITHPDTAVEMVKAVNHPNFEMILDVCSTAKEGIDMPTQIRKHAPHVAHFHSNDDNGYLPGSGGVDYPPIIEALKEIDYKGYVSTEVFDFKPDPKTIAEQSIEFVKSLL